The following are encoded together in the Anaerostipes caccae L1-92 genome:
- a CDS encoding aminoacyl-histidine dipeptidase → MKTFGVLDHLEPKKVFKYFEILTKIPHGSYNCKAVSDFCVDFAKKRGLFVIQDDHYNVIIKKEASPSCAHKPALILQGHLDMVCQKDQGSPVDFTKDALELQIDGDFVSAKGTTLGGDDGIAVAYCLALLDDDSILHPPLEVVFTTEEEVGMEGATALDTSVLEGKYLLNIDSEEEGILLAGCAGGTTVKVSLPLKYKEMQGSLCRVSITGLLGGHSGTEIDKNRANAHILMGRLLCCVKGIHISRIYGALEQKDNAIPNECYAELICEDREAIEEAAAKLFQNFKEQFQGTDDGMEVRLEFSEMEKRDCLTQDAQDAVLYFLNHTPNGIHTMSRDIEGLVESSLNLGILKMDGEEISFSFGVRSSAPFYKEELAGCLESLARKLNGSYERVNDYPAWEYKKDSVLRDVFLKAYRQMYGKEMKVEMIHAGLECGIFASRIEGLDIVSFGPDIFDIHTTDERLSVPSVKRTWELLLKIIEEFP, encoded by the coding sequence GTGAAGACTTTTGGGGTATTAGACCATTTAGAACCAAAAAAAGTATTTAAATATTTTGAAATCCTGACAAAGATTCCTCATGGCTCTTACAACTGTAAGGCCGTGAGTGATTTCTGCGTGGACTTTGCCAAAAAGAGAGGCCTTTTTGTGATTCAGGACGATCACTATAACGTGATCATCAAAAAGGAGGCCTCTCCTTCTTGTGCCCATAAACCTGCCCTGATCCTTCAGGGACATCTGGATATGGTATGCCAGAAGGACCAGGGCAGTCCGGTGGATTTTACAAAAGACGCGCTGGAACTTCAGATCGACGGAGACTTTGTCTCTGCCAAGGGAACGACGCTGGGAGGAGACGACGGTATCGCGGTGGCTTACTGCCTGGCGCTCCTGGATGATGATTCGATTCTGCACCCTCCTCTGGAAGTGGTGTTTACCACAGAGGAAGAGGTGGGCATGGAGGGAGCTACAGCCCTCGACACATCGGTCCTTGAGGGAAAGTACCTTTTGAATATTGACTCGGAAGAAGAAGGAATCCTGCTGGCGGGATGTGCCGGGGGAACGACAGTCAAGGTTTCTCTCCCGCTTAAATATAAAGAGATGCAGGGAAGCCTGTGCAGAGTCTCCATTACCGGTCTTTTAGGCGGGCATTCGGGAACCGAGATCGATAAAAACCGTGCGAATGCCCATATTCTGATGGGGCGGCTGCTCTGCTGCGTAAAGGGGATTCATATAAGCCGAATCTATGGGGCTTTGGAGCAGAAAGACAATGCCATTCCCAACGAGTGTTATGCAGAATTGATCTGTGAGGACAGAGAAGCGATAGAAGAGGCGGCGGCAAAGCTGTTTCAGAACTTTAAAGAGCAGTTTCAGGGTACAGATGACGGCATGGAAGTGAGACTGGAATTCTCTGAAATGGAAAAGAGGGACTGCCTGACTCAGGATGCGCAGGATGCAGTGCTTTATTTTCTTAACCATACGCCAAACGGCATTCACACGATGAGCCGGGATATCGAAGGTCTGGTGGAAAGTTCATTAAACCTGGGGATTCTTAAGATGGACGGAGAAGAAATCTCATTTTCTTTCGGTGTGCGCAGTTCGGCGCCTTTTTATAAAGAGGAGCTGGCAGGCTGCCTTGAGTCTCTGGCCCGGAAGCTTAACGGCAGTTATGAGCGGGTCAACGATTACCCTGCATGGGAATATAAGAAGGATTCGGTTTTAAGAGACGTATTTTTGAAGGCTTACCGGCAGATGTACGGAAAGGAAATGAAAGTGGAGATGATTCACGCAGGACTGGAGTGCGGCATTTTTGCATCCAGAATCGAGGGACTGGATATCGTGTCTTTCGGACCGGATATCTTTGATATTCACACGACTGATGAGAGGCTTTCTGTTCCTTCCGTTAAAAGGACATGGGAACTGCTGTTAAAGATCATCGAAGAGTTTCCGTAA
- the tyrS gene encoding tyrosine--tRNA ligase: MSENVYDILQERGFIAQTTHEELRDLLGKEKVTFYIGFDATADSLTAGHFLTVMAMMHMQRAGHRPIALLGGGTTMIGDPSGKSDMRNIMTKETIEHNAMRFKEQLSRFISFDNDKAILENNADWLLDLNYVDFLREIGVHFSVNKMLTAECYKQRMEKGLTFFEFNYMLMQAYDFLELNRRYGCTLEMGGNDQWSNILAGADLIRRKEQKNAFGLTLTLLTRSDGVKMGKTMSGAVWLDPEKTSPYEFYQYWRNIEDVKVEECLGLLTFLPMEEVRRLGALQDAEINKAKEVLAYEVTKIVHGEEEAKKAQAGAKALFVQGAASEDAPVHEYSKAQLEEGLDILTLLVDTKLCSTRSDARRTVTQGGVSVNGEKVTDFKQVFTSADFDDKERLLLKKGKKKFCQVKEGN, encoded by the coding sequence ATGAGTGAAAATGTATACGATATTTTGCAGGAAAGAGGATTTATCGCTCAGACGACCCACGAGGAACTGCGCGATCTGCTTGGAAAGGAAAAAGTAACGTTCTATATCGGGTTTGACGCTACCGCAGACAGCCTTACCGCAGGACATTTCCTCACGGTCATGGCCATGATGCATATGCAGAGAGCGGGGCACAGACCGATTGCTCTTTTAGGGGGCGGAACGACGATGATCGGAGATCCTTCCGGCAAGTCTGACATGCGCAATATCATGACAAAAGAAACCATTGAACACAATGCCATGCGATTTAAGGAGCAGCTGTCCCGGTTTATTTCATTTGACAACGACAAGGCAATCCTCGAAAATAACGCAGACTGGCTTTTGGACTTAAACTATGTAGACTTTTTAAGAGAGATCGGAGTCCATTTTTCTGTCAACAAGATGCTGACAGCTGAGTGCTACAAACAGCGCATGGAGAAGGGACTTACGTTTTTTGAATTCAACTATATGCTCATGCAGGCATATGATTTCTTAGAGCTGAACCGCAGATACGGTTGTACTCTGGAAATGGGCGGAAACGACCAGTGGAGCAATATTCTTGCGGGCGCGGATCTGATCCGCCGCAAGGAGCAGAAAAATGCGTTTGGGCTGACACTTACCCTGCTTACCAGAAGCGACGGCGTGAAGATGGGCAAAACGATGTCGGGAGCCGTCTGGCTGGACCCTGAAAAGACTTCTCCATATGAGTTTTATCAATACTGGAGAAATATCGAAGATGTGAAGGTAGAAGAGTGCCTCGGACTCTTAACGTTCCTTCCGATGGAAGAAGTGAGAAGACTTGGAGCGCTTCAGGATGCCGAGATCAATAAGGCAAAAGAAGTGCTGGCATATGAAGTGACGAAGATCGTTCACGGTGAAGAAGAGGCGAAGAAGGCACAGGCCGGAGCAAAAGCCTTGTTTGTACAGGGTGCGGCCAGTGAGGATGCGCCGGTGCATGAGTATTCCAAGGCACAGCTTGAGGAGGGACTTGATATCCTGACTCTGCTGGTAGATACGAAACTCTGTTCTACAAGATCTGATGCCAGAAGGACTGTGACCCAGGGCGGCGTATCCGTCAACGGGGAGAAAGTGACAGACTTTAAACAGGTGTTTACTTCGGCAGATTTTGACGACAAAGAACGTCTGCTCCTGAAAAAGGGAAAGAAGAAGTTCTGCCAGGTCAAAGAAGGAAATTAA
- a CDS encoding TfoX/Sxy family protein codes for MASSVEFTEYVCGQAEGAGKVSYRRMFGEYGIYLDGKFIGVVCDNQFFVKITKAGEEILPECPKEPPYDGAKPYFLIEELEDRELLCRFLRASFEELPVPKPKKR; via the coding sequence ATGGCTTCAAGTGTTGAATTTACAGAATATGTATGCGGTCAGGCCGAGGGTGCCGGAAAGGTTTCTTACAGAAGAATGTTTGGAGAGTATGGGATTTATCTGGACGGGAAATTTATAGGTGTTGTCTGTGACAATCAATTTTTTGTCAAGATCACAAAGGCCGGGGAAGAAATCCTGCCTGAATGCCCGAAAGAACCGCCCTATGACGGGGCAAAACCTTATTTTCTCATAGAAGAGCTGGAAGACCGGGAGCTGCTCTGCCGTTTTCTGAGAGCTTCTTTTGAGGAGCTTCCGGTGCCGAAACCAAAGAAAAGATAA
- a CDS encoding DUF5685 family protein encodes MFGYLIVNKPEMKIKDYERYRAYYCGLCRRLYKHYGKKGQLTLSFDMTFLTILLNGLYEPKLHSGKHFCGLHPAKRQKVMCNQLSDYAADMGILLTYYNLLDDWQDEKKLKSLLLADSLRKSCMEITRRYPRQSRAVRDYIKKLSVCEKENTDQLDRVAGLTGTMLGEIFVFREDEWSDDLRTMGFFLGKFIYLMDAYEDLSDDLKNGRYNPWSLYAEGKEFDQRAETVLTMMMTECAAVFERLPILKDIEILRNIIYSGVWTKFEIAKNRRKGSEEE; translated from the coding sequence ATGTTTGGATATTTGATTGTCAATAAGCCTGAGATGAAGATCAAAGATTATGAACGGTACCGTGCCTATTACTGCGGACTGTGCCGGAGGCTCTATAAGCATTACGGAAAGAAAGGCCAGCTGACACTGAGCTTTGACATGACGTTTCTTACCATTTTATTAAACGGGCTTTATGAGCCGAAGCTTCATTCCGGCAAGCATTTCTGCGGACTCCATCCAGCAAAGAGGCAGAAGGTTATGTGCAATCAGCTGAGTGACTATGCGGCGGATATGGGAATTCTTCTTACTTATTATAATCTGCTGGATGACTGGCAGGACGAGAAGAAGCTTAAAAGTCTTCTGCTGGCGGATAGCCTCAGGAAATCATGTATGGAGATCACTCGGAGATATCCGAGACAGAGCCGGGCTGTCAGAGATTATATAAAGAAGCTTTCAGTCTGTGAGAAGGAAAACACGGATCAGCTGGATCGTGTGGCAGGCCTCACGGGAACGATGCTCGGAGAGATTTTTGTCTTCCGGGAGGATGAGTGGTCTGATGATCTGAGAACGATGGGATTCTTTCTTGGAAAGTTCATTTATCTGATGGATGCCTACGAAGATTTATCCGATGATCTGAAGAATGGACGGTACAATCCATGGAGTTTATATGCGGAGGGCAAAGAGTTTGATCAGAGAGCAGAGACGGTCCTGACCATGATGATGACGGAGTGTGCCGCTGTGTTTGAACGACTGCCGATCTTAAAGGATATTGAAATTCTCAGGAATATCATTTATTCTGGAGTATGGACGAAATTTGAGATCGCAAAGAACAGAAGAAAAGGCAGTGAGGAAGAATGA
- a CDS encoding J domain-containing protein codes for MDEAYTILGVSQDATDEEIKKAYRRLSKKYHPDANLNQPEYAERKFKEVQEAYKKIMDFRKYGASGGNPYGNPYQGGQSSYGGYGNAGTGSAEMTAAYNYLRAGHYREALQVLGSISERNAQWFYFSAVANMGIGNNVTALEHAQTAVQMDPSNMEYQMLLKQMQQSGSWYQNMGSGYGRSTMGSSCCMQLIMLNCFINFCCRPC; via the coding sequence ATGGATGAAGCATATACAATCTTAGGCGTATCCCAGGATGCGACCGATGAGGAAATAAAAAAAGCATATCGGAGGCTGAGCAAGAAATATCATCCGGATGCCAACTTAAATCAGCCGGAATACGCAGAGCGGAAATTTAAAGAAGTCCAGGAGGCCTATAAAAAGATCATGGACTTCAGAAAGTACGGCGCGTCCGGCGGAAACCCATATGGAAATCCATATCAGGGAGGACAGTCCTCCTACGGGGGATACGGCAATGCCGGAACCGGTTCGGCAGAGATGACGGCCGCCTATAATTATCTGCGGGCAGGTCATTACCGGGAGGCTCTTCAGGTGCTCGGAAGTATATCCGAGAGAAATGCACAGTGGTTTTATTTCAGCGCTGTGGCAAACATGGGCATCGGCAACAACGTAACCGCGCTGGAACATGCGCAGACAGCTGTGCAGATGGACCCTTCCAACATGGAATACCAGATGCTTTTAAAGCAGATGCAGCAGAGCGGAAGCTGGTATCAGAACATGGGCTCCGGATATGGAAGAAGTACGATGGGAAGCAGCTGCTGCATGCAGCTTATTATGCTGAATTGTTTTATCAATTTCTGCTGCAGGCCTTGTTAA
- the dnaK gene encoding molecular chaperone DnaK yields the protein MGKIIGIDLGTTNSCTAVMEGGKAVVIHNAEGSRTTPSVMALTKNGERLIGDAAKRQSAANPERTVSSIKRHMGTDYRVKIDGKKYLPQEISAQILMKLKQDAESYLGMEVTEAVITVPAYFNDAQRQATKDAGRIAGLEVKRIINEPTAAALAYGLDNGTEQKIMVYDLGGGTFDVSVIQIEDGVIEVLATSGNNHLGGDDFDEAVAAYLVETFKKTDGIDLKKDVQAMQRIMEAAEKAKIELSSMSETNINLPFIVVDRGETHHMDIQLTRTKFDELTYSLVSKTEEPVRNALKDAGLSAGEINRVLMVGGSTRIPSVQRKVAEITGKRPDQSLNPDECVALGAAIQGGKLAGEAGTNEVLLMDVTPLSLSIETMGGMATRIIERNSTIPTRHSQIFTTGANFQTAVDIKVLQGERMMANENKVIGNFRLKGIKRAVRGVPQIEVTFDIDVNGILKVSAKDLGTGKEQSVVITSSSNMSEEEIEQAIRNAKENAAFDEEHREAVQSYHEAEETLVRAEQYLAEHKKEIEKEKKKAIKDAAADLKKALKRVKLEKITREQAGELNRAKEELLSVLP from the coding sequence ATGGGTAAGATCATAGGGATTGATTTAGGGACGACCAACAGCTGTACTGCCGTGATGGAAGGCGGAAAAGCCGTTGTCATACATAATGCAGAAGGTTCAAGGACGACGCCGTCGGTCATGGCTTTGACCAAAAACGGAGAAAGACTGATCGGAGATGCGGCCAAAAGGCAGTCTGCGGCGAACCCGGAACGGACAGTGTCATCTATTAAACGGCATATGGGGACGGATTACAGGGTGAAGATCGACGGAAAGAAATATCTCCCACAGGAGATTTCCGCCCAGATCCTGATGAAGTTAAAGCAGGATGCCGAGAGCTATCTGGGAATGGAAGTGACGGAGGCAGTGATCACCGTGCCTGCATATTTTAATGACGCCCAGAGACAGGCTACCAAGGATGCGGGAAGGATCGCAGGTCTTGAGGTAAAGCGTATCATAAATGAACCTACCGCTGCGGCGCTGGCCTACGGCCTGGATAACGGGACGGAGCAAAAGATCATGGTCTATGACCTGGGAGGCGGTACTTTCGATGTGTCGGTCATTCAGATCGAAGACGGCGTGATCGAGGTGCTGGCAACTTCAGGAAACAATCACCTGGGAGGTGATGATTTTGATGAGGCAGTGGCAGCGTATCTGGTGGAAACTTTTAAGAAGACAGATGGAATTGATTTGAAAAAAGATGTCCAGGCAATGCAGCGGATCATGGAAGCCGCAGAGAAAGCTAAGATCGAACTTTCCAGCATGTCTGAGACAAATATCAACCTGCCGTTCATCGTCGTGGACCGGGGTGAGACACACCACATGGACATTCAGCTTACGAGGACAAAGTTTGATGAGCTGACTTACAGCCTTGTATCAAAAACCGAAGAACCGGTCAGAAACGCACTTAAGGATGCGGGACTGTCCGCAGGAGAAATCAACAGGGTGCTGATGGTGGGAGGATCTACAAGAATTCCGTCCGTACAGCGGAAGGTGGCAGAGATCACCGGAAAGCGCCCGGACCAGTCTTTAAATCCCGATGAGTGTGTCGCGCTGGGGGCTGCCATCCAGGGAGGGAAACTTGCAGGAGAGGCCGGAACCAATGAAGTGCTGCTCATGGACGTAACCCCGCTTTCCCTGTCTATAGAGACAATGGGAGGAATGGCTACAAGGATTATTGAGCGCAACTCGACAATTCCGACCCGTCACAGCCAGATCTTTACTACAGGCGCCAATTTCCAGACAGCCGTGGATATCAAGGTTCTCCAGGGAGAGCGGATGATGGCCAATGAAAACAAGGTCATCGGCAATTTCCGGCTCAAGGGGATCAAACGGGCCGTGAGAGGGGTGCCTCAGATTGAAGTGACTTTCGATATCGATGTCAATGGTATCCTGAAGGTATCGGCAAAAGACCTGGGGACCGGAAAGGAACAGAGCGTTGTGATCACCTCAAGTTCCAATATGTCGGAGGAAGAGATCGAACAGGCAATCCGGAATGCAAAAGAAAATGCAGCATTTGATGAGGAACACAGAGAAGCGGTTCAGTCCTATCATGAGGCGGAAGAGACACTTGTCAGGGCGGAACAGTATCTTGCAGAGCACAAGAAAGAGATCGAAAAAGAAAAGAAGAAAGCCATCAAAGATGCAGCGGCAGATTTAAAAAAAGCGCTCAAACGTGTGAAGCTTGAAAAGATTACGAGGGAACAGGCCGGTGAACTGAACAGAGCGAAAGAAGAACTGCTTTCAGTTTTGCCGTAA
- the hrcA gene encoding heat-inducible transcriptional repressor HrcA, whose product MDLNDRKRLILKAIIANYLETGEPVGSRTISKMEGLNLSSATIRNEMADLEDLGFILQPHTSAGRIPSDLGYRFYVDQLMQDRESDEEERLELVKKVDKMEVMLKQVANVLASSTNYATMVSAPQYKNTKLKFVQLSQVDEYSLLAVIVADGNVVKNQIIDVEKPLANDEVLKLNVLLNSFLQGLTLKEINLELIQTMKDQAGIHSQILEKILEEIAVVIHNADQLEIYTGGASNILKYPELGSPETATELLDALVEKKALNKLVGDTLESDDHHGIQVYIGDEAPVKNMRDCSIVTATYELEEGGTGTIGIIGPKRMDYKRVVKTLQNLTDEINDLFKKKP is encoded by the coding sequence ATGGATTTAAATGATCGTAAAAGACTAATACTAAAAGCGATTATAGCAAATTATCTGGAGACCGGGGAACCCGTTGGTTCCAGGACGATTTCCAAGATGGAGGGACTGAACTTAAGTTCCGCAACGATCCGCAATGAAATGGCGGACCTTGAGGATCTGGGATTCATTCTGCAGCCGCACACGTCGGCCGGGCGGATACCTTCGGATCTGGGATATCGTTTTTATGTGGACCAGCTTATGCAGGATCGGGAGTCGGACGAAGAAGAACGGCTGGAGCTTGTCAAGAAAGTTGACAAGATGGAAGTGATGCTGAAGCAGGTTGCCAATGTCCTGGCGTCCAGTACGAATTATGCGACGATGGTATCTGCCCCTCAGTACAAAAATACAAAGCTCAAGTTTGTGCAGCTTTCCCAGGTGGATGAGTACAGTCTGCTGGCGGTTATCGTGGCAGACGGCAATGTCGTAAAAAACCAGATCATCGACGTGGAAAAACCACTGGCAAATGACGAAGTCCTGAAACTGAACGTATTATTAAACTCCTTTCTCCAGGGGCTGACTCTGAAGGAAATCAACCTGGAGCTGATCCAGACGATGAAGGATCAGGCCGGAATCCACAGCCAGATACTGGAAAAGATTTTGGAGGAGATCGCAGTCGTTATCCACAATGCGGACCAGCTGGAGATTTATACGGGAGGTGCTTCCAATATCTTAAAGTATCCCGAGCTTGGCTCGCCGGAGACAGCTACCGAGCTTTTAGATGCTTTAGTGGAAAAGAAGGCACTGAACAAGCTGGTGGGCGACACATTGGAAAGTGATGACCACCACGGAATTCAGGTTTACATCGGAGATGAGGCGCCGGTGAAGAACATGAGGGACTGCAGCATTGTGACAGCCACTTATGAACTGGAGGAAGGCGGAACCGGAACAATCGGGATTATTGGTCCGAAACGGATGGATTACAAGAGGGTTGTGAAGACACTCCAGAATCTGACGGATGAGATCAACGATCTGTTCAAGAAAAAACCATAG
- the grpE gene encoding nucleotide exchange factor GrpE, which produces MGEEKKVQEEEMKENTATEEKETQKTKEAKKADKKASKKQKADDLIKEKDQQIGELTDKYQRLMAEFENVRKRTAKEFVQRYDMGAMGVLEKLLPVVDNFERGLQAVAEEEKDSPFVQGIEQIYKQLMGTLDELGVKAMDAEGKEFDANLHNAVMHVEDEEAGENVVVEELQKGYMYKESVLRHSMVKVAN; this is translated from the coding sequence ATGGGAGAAGAGAAAAAAGTTCAGGAAGAAGAAATGAAAGAAAATACAGCCACAGAAGAAAAAGAGACCCAAAAAACAAAAGAGGCTAAGAAGGCAGACAAGAAGGCATCGAAAAAGCAGAAAGCGGATGATCTGATAAAGGAAAAAGACCAGCAGATCGGTGAGCTGACCGATAAGTATCAGCGTCTCATGGCAGAGTTTGAGAATGTCAGAAAGCGGACGGCCAAAGAGTTTGTCCAGAGATATGACATGGGAGCCATGGGAGTTTTAGAAAAGCTTCTGCCGGTAGTCGACAACTTTGAGAGGGGACTTCAGGCCGTGGCAGAGGAAGAAAAAGATTCTCCGTTTGTTCAGGGCATCGAACAGATTTATAAGCAGCTTATGGGAACTCTCGATGAACTGGGAGTAAAGGCCATGGATGCCGAGGGCAAAGAGTTCGACGCCAATCTCCACAATGCGGTGATGCACGTGGAAGACGAAGAAGCCGGAGAAAATGTAGTGGTCGAAGAGCTTCAAAAAGGATATATGTATAAAGAAAGCGTACTTCGGCACAGTATGGTAAAAGTAGCGAACTAA
- the dnaK gene encoding molecular chaperone DnaK: MGKIIGIDLGTTNSCVAVMEGGKPTVITNAEGVRTTPSVVAFTKTDERIVGEPAKRQAVTNAEKTISSIKRHMGTDYKVKIDDKNYTPQEISAMVLQKLKADAENYLGEKVTEAVITVPAYFNDAQRQATKDAGKIAGLDVKRIINEPTAAALSYGLDNENEQKIMVYDLGGGTFDVSIIEIGDGVIEVLSTAGDNKLGGDDFDNVITNYMLDEFKKQEGVDLSGDKMAMQRLKEAAEKAKKELSSATTTNINLPFITATNEGPKHFDMNLTRAKFDELTLSLVERTATPVNTALKDAGIAASELSKVLLVGGSTRIPAVQDKVKQLTGKEPFKGINPDECVAIGASIQGGKLAGDAGAGDILLLDVTPLSLSIETMGGVATRLIERNTTIPTKKSQIFSTAEDNQTAVDINVVQGERQFAKDNKSLGRFRLDGIAPARRGVPQIEVTFDIDANGIVKVSAKDLGTGAEQHITITGGSNMSDEDIDKAVKEAAEFENQDKKRKEAIDTRNEADSMVFQTEKALEEAGDKVDATEKVKVEEDLKALKDLLEQTKDAELTEAQVEDIKNKKDQLMNSAQGLFTKMYEAAAANAQGAQETAGDTAGAAGAADDVVDGDYKEV, translated from the coding sequence ATGGGTAAAATTATTGGTATTGACTTAGGAACAACAAACAGCTGTGTAGCAGTTATGGAAGGCGGAAAGCCAACCGTTATCACAAATGCAGAAGGTGTGAGAACAACCCCGTCCGTTGTGGCATTCACGAAAACAGATGAGCGTATCGTCGGAGAACCTGCAAAACGTCAGGCTGTTACGAATGCAGAGAAGACAATTTCTTCTATCAAACGCCACATGGGAACTGATTATAAAGTAAAAATTGACGACAAGAATTATACACCGCAGGAAATTTCAGCAATGGTGCTTCAGAAATTGAAAGCAGATGCAGAAAACTATCTCGGAGAAAAAGTAACAGAGGCTGTCATCACAGTACCGGCTTACTTTAACGATGCTCAGAGACAGGCAACAAAAGATGCGGGTAAGATTGCAGGACTCGATGTAAAACGTATCATCAACGAGCCTACAGCAGCAGCTTTATCTTACGGACTGGACAATGAGAATGAACAGAAGATCATGGTTTATGATCTTGGAGGAGGTACCTTCGACGTATCCATCATCGAGATCGGAGACGGTGTCATCGAAGTTCTCTCAACAGCCGGTGACAATAAACTGGGCGGAGATGATTTCGACAATGTGATCACAAACTACATGTTAGACGAGTTCAAAAAACAGGAAGGCGTTGACTTATCCGGAGACAAGATGGCAATGCAGAGACTGAAAGAAGCTGCTGAGAAAGCGAAAAAAGAACTTTCTTCTGCGACAACAACCAACATCAACCTTCCGTTCATCACAGCGACAAATGAAGGACCAAAACATTTTGATATGAACCTTACAAGAGCAAAGTTTGATGAACTGACCTTATCTCTTGTAGAGAGAACAGCAACTCCTGTTAACACAGCGTTAAAAGACGCAGGAATTGCGGCATCAGAACTGAGCAAGGTTCTCCTTGTAGGAGGTTCCACAAGAATTCCTGCCGTACAGGATAAAGTAAAACAGCTCACAGGAAAAGAACCATTCAAGGGAATCAACCCGGACGAATGTGTTGCCATCGGTGCTTCCATCCAGGGCGGTAAATTAGCCGGAGACGCAGGAGCAGGCGATATCCTTCTTCTGGACGTAACACCATTGTCCTTATCTATCGAGACGATGGGAGGCGTGGCAACCAGACTGATCGAGAGAAATACAACGATTCCTACAAAGAAGAGCCAGATCTTCTCTACAGCGGAAGACAATCAGACAGCCGTAGATATCAATGTAGTACAGGGTGAGCGCCAGTTTGCAAAAGATAACAAATCACTGGGAAGATTCCGTCTGGACGGCATCGCACCTGCGAGAAGAGGCGTGCCTCAGATCGAAGTAACCTTTGATATCGATGCCAACGGTATCGTAAAAGTGTCTGCCAAAGACCTTGGAACAGGTGCAGAACAGCACATCACGATCACAGGCGGTTCCAACATGTCTGATGAAGATATCGATAAGGCAGTAAAAGAAGCGGCAGAATTTGAAAATCAGGATAAGAAGAGAAAAGAAGCGATCGATACAAGAAACGAAGCTGATTCTATGGTATTCCAGACAGAAAAAGCCCTGGAAGAAGCAGGAGACAAGGTAGACGCAACAGAGAAAGTGAAAGTGGAAGAAGACCTGAAAGCATTGAAAGACTTGTTAGAGCAGACAAAAGACGCTGAACTTACAGAAGCTCAGGTAGAAGACATTAAGAATAAAAAAGATCAGCTCATGAACAGTGCACAGGGATTATTCACGAAGATGTATGAAGCTGCCGCAGCCAATGCCCAGGGAGCTCAGGAGACTGCAGGAGATACTGCCGGAGCAGCAGGTGCAGCAGACGATGTCGTAGATGGAGATTACAAAGAAGTATAA